Proteins from a single region of Panulirus ornatus isolate Po-2019 chromosome 66, ASM3632096v1, whole genome shotgun sequence:
- the LOC139746678 gene encoding uncharacterized protein: MTPSSTEAVTISQPSSTEAATISQPSSTEAATISQPSSIEVATTSQPSSTEVATISQPSSIEVATTSQPSSTEVATISQQSSIEVATTSQPSSTEVATTSQPSSTEVATIPQPSSTEVATTSQPSSTEAATTSQPSSTEVATTSQPSSTEAATTTQPSSTEVATTSQPSSTEVATTPQPSSTEVATTSQPSSTEAATISQPSSTEVATTPQPSSTQPATTSQPSLSNHSSITLTQPYHDKVIKRHSSPLHDTLPQHHTTHSSAPHDTLPSTTRHTSPAPHDTLLSTTRHTPQHHTTHSSAPHDTLPQHYMTHFSSTKRHTAPALHDTLHDTLLQHQTTHFPSTKRHTPQQYTTHFPSTTRHTPQHYTTHFPSTTRHTSPALHDTLLSNTRHTSPALHDTLPQHYTTHFPSTTRHTS, encoded by the coding sequence ATGACACCATCATCCACTGAGGCTGTCACTAtatcacaaccatcatccactGAGGCAGCCACTAtatcacaaccatcatccactGAGGCAGCCActatttcacaaccatcatccATTGAGGTAGCCactacatcacaaccatcatccaccGAGGTAGCCACTATATCACAACCATCATCCATTGAGGTAGCCactacatcacaaccatcatccaccGAGGTAGCCACTATATCACAACAATCATCCATTGAGGTAGCCactacatcacaaccatcatccactgaggtagccactacatcacaaccatcatccactGAGGTAGCCACtataccacaaccatcatccactgaggtagccactacatcacaaccatcatccaccGAGGCAGCCactacatcacaaccatcatccactgaggtagccactacatcacaaccatcatccaccGAGGCAGccactacaacacaaccatcatccactgaggtagccactacatcacaaccatcatccactGAGGTAGCTactacaccacaaccatcatccaccgaggtagccactacatcacaaccatcatccaccGAGGCAGCCACTAtatcacaaccatcatccaccgaggtagccactacaccacaaccatcatccactCAGCCAGCCACTACATCACAACCATCGCTCAGTAACCACAGCAGCATAACCCTCACACAACCTTATCACGATAAAGTTATAAAACGACATTCTTCACCACTACACGACACACTTCCCCAGCACCACACGACACACTCCTCAGCACCACACGACACACTTCCCAGCACTACACGACACACTTCCCCAGCACCACACGACACACTCCTCAGCACCACACGACACACTCCTCAGCACCACACGACACACTCCTCAGCACCACACGACACACTTCCCCAGCACTACATGACACACTTCTCCAGCACCAAACGACACACTGCCCCAGCACTACACGACACACTACATGACACACTTCTCCAGCACCAAACGACACACTTCCCCAGCACTAAACGACACACTCCTCAGCAATACACGACACACTTCCCCAGCACTACACGACACACTCCCCAGCACTACACGACACACTTCCCCAGCACTACACGACACACTTCCCCAGCACTACACGACACACTCCTCAGCAATACACGACACACTTCCCCAGCACTACACGACACACTTCCCCAGCACTACACGACACACTTCCCCAGCACTACACGACACACTTCCTGA